One genomic segment of Synechocystis sp. LKSZ1 includes these proteins:
- the kaiC gene encoding circadian clock protein KaiC: MTPTNDYDSIEKLETGIPGFDFLSQGGLPQGRATLVAGTAGSSKTVFACQFLVEGIRRGETGVFVTFEEPPKALRKNMRGFGWQIPLWEEQGKWAFVDASPQPGERPLVAGDYDLGALIARIEYAIRKYKATRVSLDSLGAIFSHLTDSAQLRSDLFRLAAALRELEVTAIMTAERTAEYGEITRYGVEEFVADNVVILRNVLADEKRRRTIEILKYRGTDHQKGEFPFTIIPGQGVVIIPLSAIELEQHSSDIRITSGSTELDRMCGGGFFRDSVILVSGATGTGKTLMVTEFMAGGVANGERCLVFAFEESREQLFRNATGWGVNFQQMEQDGKLKVVCRYPETTNLENHLIMMKDIIQSFKPNRVAVDSLSALERVSTLKGFREFIIGLTSFIKQQEIGGLFTSTTPTLLGGSSITEAHISTITDSIILLRYVEMYGEMRRGITVLKMRGSMHDKDIREFSIDNQGMHIGKPFRNVTGILAGTPMYTTQSEFERLSGLFEQEV, from the coding sequence ATGACACCAACTAACGACTACGACTCCATTGAAAAACTAGAAACGGGGATTCCCGGCTTTGATTTTTTGTCCCAAGGGGGACTGCCCCAGGGCCGGGCTACCCTAGTCGCTGGAACTGCCGGTAGTTCCAAGACGGTGTTCGCTTGTCAATTTCTGGTGGAAGGGATTCGGCGGGGGGAGACGGGAGTTTTTGTTACCTTTGAAGAACCCCCCAAGGCCCTGCGCAAAAATATGCGGGGCTTTGGTTGGCAGATCCCCCTCTGGGAAGAACAGGGGAAATGGGCCTTTGTTGATGCGTCGCCCCAACCCGGTGAGCGGCCCTTAGTGGCTGGGGACTACGATCTAGGCGCCTTGATTGCCCGCATTGAGTACGCCATCCGCAAGTACAAAGCGACGCGAGTTTCCCTCGACTCCCTGGGGGCTATTTTTAGCCATTTAACCGACAGCGCCCAACTGCGCAGTGACCTGTTTCGGTTGGCTGCGGCCCTGCGGGAATTAGAAGTCACCGCCATCATGACCGCAGAACGAACGGCGGAGTACGGCGAAATTACTCGGTACGGTGTGGAGGAATTTGTGGCAGACAATGTGGTGATCCTGCGCAATGTCTTAGCCGATGAAAAGCGTCGTCGGACTATTGAAATCCTTAAATATCGCGGCACCGACCACCAAAAGGGTGAATTTCCCTTCACCATTATTCCCGGCCAAGGGGTGGTGATCATCCCCCTCTCAGCCATTGAACTGGAACAACATTCCTCGGACATCCGCATTACCTCCGGGAGTACGGAACTGGATCGCATGTGTGGCGGCGGCTTTTTCCGCGATTCGGTCATTCTTGTTTCTGGGGCCACGGGAACGGGTAAAACCCTGATGGTAACGGAATTCATGGCCGGCGGCGTGGCCAACGGAGAGCGCTGTCTGGTCTTCGCCTTTGAGGAGAGTCGGGAACAACTTTTCCGTAATGCCACGGGCTGGGGGGTTAACTTCCAGCAAATGGAACAGGACGGCAAACTGAAGGTGGTCTGTCGCTATCCCGAAACCACGAACCTAGAAAATCATCTGATCATGATGAAGGATATTATCCAATCCTTTAAGCCCAATCGAGTAGCAGTGGATAGTTTATCGGCCCTAGAGCGGGTCTCCACCCTCAAGGGATTCCGGGAATTTATTATTGGTCTGACCTCCTTCATCAAGCAGCAGGAGATCGGCGGCCTGTTTACCTCTACAACCCCGACCTTGCTAGGCGGTTCCTCCATTACCGAGGCCCACATCTCCACGATCACCGATTCCATTATTTTGTTGCGCTACGTGGAAATGTATGGTGAAATGCGGCGGGGGATCACCGTGCTCAAAATGCGAGGTTCGATGCACGATAAGGATATTCGCGAGTTTTCCATTGATAATCAGGGAATGCACATCGGCAAACCCTTCCGCAACGTCACGGGTATCTTGGCAGGAACCCCCATGTACACTACCCAAAGCGAATTCGAGCGGTTAAGCGGCCTATTTGAGCAGGAGGTATAG
- a CDS encoding PCP reductase family protein: protein MDHPEWQEVLLWTTEASSKLKSIPYFVRTQARHRIEQLAREAGLDQVTVELVEQARQEFGQ from the coding sequence ATGGATCATCCCGAATGGCAAGAGGTGCTCCTTTGGACGACCGAAGCGAGCAGTAAACTGAAAAGCATTCCCTATTTTGTCCGTACCCAGGCCCGTCATCGCATAGAACAGTTGGCCCGAGAGGCTGGACTGGATCAGGTGACGGTGGAGTTGGTGGAGCAGGCCCGCCAGGAATTTGGCCAGTAA